The Bradysia coprophila strain Holo2 unplaced genomic scaffold, BU_Bcop_v1 contig_415, whole genome shotgun sequence genomic sequence tcccGACATAGACCATCTCcgaacttagcctcaggaatcccattcctcatttaaaaaaaaatcatccaaatcggttaagaattactcaagttatcgtgatgacaaaaaaaaatggttacaaacaattacgtttttgataacatttcatacattgtgtGGTAACAAACATTctagggtattttctggcgtaagacccttgactttcagtcaagggaataatatgcaaaatttgcaaactgtAGATTTcggtggcataaaacgttacTTTAtgaggctcacgatgtgtattaccacggcagagtaaaagtaaacctgacggcaggagcggttcattattgaaaagtcaaatgagggacctaatgcactgtatgaaaatgaactcaaatgaacactgacataaataaGACTACTAGgtaattcaggtccctagtcaaacaagcgctcatgcctgggttacttttactctgccgtggtatTACAATTACACaactagagcctaataaagtaatttgtactggatgtcataaataactatttcagcACACGCCCCAATTGTCAAATTGGGTCTAATGctataaaaataaacattacTGTAATATAACATACTAAGTTAATGTCACATCCTAAATACAATCGAAATTGCAGATATCTAAATTGCAAGACAGTACACATTCAGATACAGAACATTGATTGTAGCGATTTGTAGATTTTTCTAAGAGTAGGTACCAAAACAGTCCTATCTCctatgaaaattgtttcggtCTTATGCTAGACTTTGGTATCTAAAGGTACACAccgtgaaaacatttttcccaGACTGTGTCACATGACTCATGTGTGTTTGCTCAAATATATTTCTTCGCAGCTAATATTAAATTTacgttttctttcattttcagaGAAAGGAAAGTCGAACCCTTCGACAGgtttgttaaatattttaattcaattcaaaacaaaatattctaatttcCATTACATTTTTTAGAAGGTCAGTCTCAAGGATCGTCTCAGCAGCAAGCTCCGTCTCAGCAGCAACGACCTCAGCCACAGCAACAAGCTCCGACTCAGCAGCAACGACCTCAGTCACAGCAGCAAGGTCAGACTCAGCAGCAGCGACCTCAATCTCAGCAGCAAGCTCAGACTCAGCAGCAGCACCCTCGGTCACAGCAGCAAGGTCAGGCTCAGCAGCAGCGACCTCAATCTCAGCAGCAAGCTCAAACTCAGCAGCAGCGACCTCAATCACAGCAACAAGCTCCCAATCAGCAGCAGCGACCTCAGTCACAGCAACAAGCTCCGAATCAGCAGCAACGAGCTCAGTCACAGCAACAAGCTCCGAATCAGCAGCAACGAGCTCAGTCACAGCAGCAAGCTCCGAACCAGCAGCAGCAAGGTCGTTCTCAGCCCCAACAACAATCTACTCAAAGAAGACCACGTCCTAAAACCACCGAAGATAAACCGAAAAACGACGACGCAAAAACATCTTCAACACGACAAGAGAAACCCGCGGCATGGACACCCGAATATCCTAATTTAGGTCAACAAACCCAACCGCAATCGTCTCAGTCGACGCAGTCAACAAATCAAACAGCACCGTTTGCATGGGGTGCGACGCAACAAGCGCAACAAATGACTACACCATTTATGCAGAGTGTTGCCCAATCGCAGGCTTCATTGACAGCTCAACAAAGATCTGTTAGAAGCAAACCAAGGCCGAAAACTGAAGAACAACCAACGCATATCGACACGAAGGCATCATCATCACAATCCCAAGCATGGGTTCCGGAATATGCATTTCCTGCGTCTGACACTTCGAATAATCAACCGACAGATAAACCGCCTAGTCAACCACCAGCAAAGTCTCGGCCAACTCAACCGCCCAGACAACAAGCGCGAGGCGGTGCTTCATCGACGAGTACCCTCGATGAATCCATGGACAAGCTGTCCTTATCAAACGTTTCAACTGCTTCTTCTTCAAGTGTATCGTCGAAACATTCCTCAGCGGCTGCCATTCCAACATCTGCTCTCATACCTCTTACCCCGTACAAGGGATGTGGAACAAGAGGTCAAAAAGTGAATGTCGATGTAAATTTTTTACCGTTATTGATCGACAAGTTACTTTCGACCGTTTATCAGTACGATGTTACCATTGAACCAAATTTACCGAAACGCATGCTGCCGTacattttcgaaacatttcGTAAGAACAATTTCCCGAACATTTTCGTTGCATTTGACGGGCAGAAAATCGCAGTTTCACCGAAAATTCTACCGACCAGTACTAAGCGAGAGACTAAAGTGGTTGACGAAAATGGTAGAGATCGGGTTTATATGGTCGCAATAAAGGAAGCTAATGACagcaaaatcgattttcaatcgCTGAAAATGTAAGTTTTGCAATGTCGACGTTTCGTAGTGATTAACGCTGATCATTCAATATTGTTTTTCTTCAGTTACACTAATATGCGACAATTTGATGCTCCACTACGGGCAATGCAGATGTTGGAAATTGTGCTGAAGTCACCGTTCTGGAATAAAAATGGGGTTCAGGTACGTAacgatttaaaaaacattgttttcgaaaaaatgaaaaaatttgaaaaaaaaatcttcaaaatctTAGGCGGGTCGATCATTTTATATGTGTCCATCCAAGCGATTCGATCTTGGTGATAATTATGAATTGTGGACAGGACTGTACCAAGCGACAGTGCTTGGCTCGCGACCCTATCTCAACGTTGACATAGCCCACAAGGCATTTCCAAGCGCAATGTATGTCATAGATTTATTGGACGAGAGAACTAATTTGCAACGGGATCTGGAATATCGTGATAAGAATTCACTTCAGTCGCACTTGAACGGATTGATGATACGATATGCAATGCCGGGTAATGAAGCATCGGCTCGAAACTACAAATTTCTTGGACTGAGTGCCAATTCCAGGACGCATAAGTTTAAGAGCGACCAAGACAAAAAGGAGTATACAATCGAGCAGTACTTCCGAACACGTAACGTCACCATCAAATATCCGCTGTTGCCAACGTTGAAATTGGGAAatgcaatcaaaaatattacgGTGCCGATGGAATTTTGCTCAGTTGCTGGAAATCAGGTAAAATTAACTATTTAAATCGGCAAATACTTTCGCAGAAAGTGCTGTGAtggatacaaaatctattacttcattattgTTAACTCTGCTATGTGGTGGAGTGGAAGTGTGGCTAAAAAGGTATAATGGCTGTGTCCAAATCACAAAAAACGTTGGGGTAGTACTTTCCTCTGATTTCAAATCTCAGAATGTTCTCTGCAACTCGCTTTTAAATCCCAACAAGCGACTCGTATTCGATATTTTGAGAATTGGACACAAAGGCAGTTTGTGTTTATATCCCAAAAAGCGACTCGGTATCAGATATTTTGAGATTTGAAATCACAGGGAGAGAATCCCACAACGGCATTTGTTGTTTGGTCACACCCACTATACCTTTTTAGCCACACCTCTTCATAGTGGCAATACTTACATGTGCAGGTGGATGATTACTAGACAACTAGGTTAACTCGTCTGTTTTACGAACGGCCTAGTGTTGTTGAGGCGGTCAGAAATTCGTCTACATACTTTCAACGTACTACCGTCCAAATCACCCCTTGCTTACAACTTTCACGTTtccatttttgaattgaattgactctttcaatgaaattttccttccCTTCCAGgcagtaaataaaaaatgcacCGAAAATCAGACGAGAAACATGATAAAAGTGGCAGCAACTAGCACTGATGTCCGCAAAGataaaataatggaaatgttACAACGAATTGCTCACAATCAATCACCGACACTGAAAGAATTCGGAATAGAAGTGGGTAATGGCTTTACAAATGTTCCAGCTAGAATTTTACCGGCCCCCACTTTGGAATACAAAGACAATAGAACTATTGTGCCGGCCAAGGGACAATGGCGCATCGATGGTTTGCAGTTTTTGACACCCATGTCAATGACTAGATATGCTGTGTTGGTTATGGACAGATATGTGCAAGACAATTCCGTTCGTTCGTTCTGTGAGTGTGTAAGTATAGTGTAGGTCCAAAGATGGTTTCATTCAAAAGtcaattcattttgctttCCTCACACAGATAAATCGAATCGGTCGTTTCCAAGGCATGAACATTGACACGCAATACCAGATCTATCGTTTGGATTCAAATTCCAGAACCATTAGAGAGGAACTATGTCGCGAAATGTCCAAGATGATCGAAAAGAATATCGAGTTATTGTTTTGCGTTATTCCCGATCGGGGTGGTTCCTATGCACTAGTTAAACAGTGCGCTGAACTTGAGTGTGGCATTCTTACGCAATGCATCAAGCAGTTTACAATAACACGCAAAGGAACAGACCAGAGTACGGTGTCAAACATTCTACTGAAAGTGAATGCTAAACTAAATGGCACAAATCACAAATTAGCCCCGGTTTCTCGCACACCGATAATGGCAAGACCATTTATGCTAATCGGTGCAGATGTAACACATCCATCACCTGGCCAAGAGAATATTCCCAGTGTAGTTGGTGTTGTTTCATCGCACGATACTCAAGGCTTTAAATATAACAAATGCTGGAGGCTTCAAGATCCCAAGCAGGAAATGATCAGTGACTTTGACCAAATACTGATGGAACATTTGGAGTACTTTGAAAGGCAACATAAACGTTTACCCGATGTTATTCTATACTTCCGGGATGGAGTCTCTGAAGGACAGTTCCAACAGGTGCTGACCATTGAACTAAATGCTATGTACCGCGGCTGCCAACAGTACAAGCAGGGATATAAACCGAAAATTACGTTCATCGTTGTACAAAAACGGCATCACACTCGATTCTTTCCGCCTCCCAAGTCGAACTTGGGACGGGAAGACCGTAAGAATAACAACGTCCCAGCCGGCACCATTGTCGACAAGGAAATAACACACCCAACCGAAAATCAGTTCTATCTCGTCTCGCACCAGAGCATACAGGGCGTGGCTAGGCCGACCAAATATTGTTTGCTGAGAGACGATTCGGATTTTCCGATCGATGAATTGCAAGCAATAACGTACAATTTATGCCACTTTTTTGCAAGGTGCACACGGTCGGTTTCGTATCCAGGTAATAATTCAACTCAATGCAACAGTCCGGCTGAACTGttttattgacatttttttgatcTATCAGCTCCAACTTACTACGCTCATTTGGCTGCTGCACGGGGTCGTGTTTACATTGAAGGGtaagataatttttttgtcgatttatGCGTTACTGGTGTTGATGTGATGATTCGTCCGTTATAACAGGAAAAATATCAACATGAGCCGACTAGACAAAGAGTTTAAGAACTGTACTGTCAAACAGCAGATCAGTAAGAATCATCCGATGTACTTCATTTAAATCGGTCAAGTAGTGTAACCAAGCTGTATGATACGGATTATTGTTCATAGGAtgttaaattaattcattttcattacaaCAGCTTTCTTCGGACACTGAGGAGCTTCTACCTTatattgttcattttaattgtttctTTTCAGCTTGTTGCAAGTTGTACATAATTAATTATAGCTGGACACTGTATCGCCAACATAATGAAACAATGTCCAGTTCATTtctaacaaataaattttcaatttttttccaacttaATTTACGTGAACTTTCATTTAGATTTTAAGTTGTGcggaaaaaaagattttgtgatttttccgTGTTGTGTCGCTGGTCGGGATGCAggttcaaaattatcaaaattctctaaagtctcaaaaaattacaatcgctttttggaattgtatgtgaccagctggtgcaaaataacgtatgcacaccagttcggtttagcgattgtatcaaaaattttacaaaaaatctaaaaattttctccacattttgaatttataacTGAAGCCACTGAAATTGAGCAAAAAACTAAAGATGGGACAAAAATTGAtgatattgattttttatctataaatttcgataaaattattaatgttAAGATACATTCGCTCTTGTGGGTAACGTTTTTCAATCGCTTTATGTTACACATTCGCGGATTCCTGAAGACCCACACGAAACAAATAAATGAGATAtgtatttgtgacaaatagtTCAAAGTATTCGTTACAAATATATGCATATTTGCTACAAATCATATACAGATGCGTTTATTTACAATactacaaataaatttttaaataagtaAATTATCTGAATAATTTGTggcaaatatataaatttatttgtcgcaactcttaaataaatttgcagtaAACTATTTTTTCCCTGCAGTAATGAACACATTTGTTTCACATTATTCGTCAGAAGTTGGAGCGCCATAAGTACATACTCGCTTGCCTCTTCTATCTAATAATGTAAAACCCAAGTGGTTTGCATGAAGAGATGTATGGGTTTTACCCGAacttggtaaaaaaaaaccaacccGACCCGATATATTTGTAAGGGGTTATCAGGTTTCGAAAATCCTCGATCCGCTCCGAGTTCCGAGATGCAAAATCTTTCAGttaaaaaacatttgagaATAGAATTTTAAGACTTTGTGCTGTAAATTCTAGTGAGGGTTTAACAGTACCCTATGGTTCAAATTCAAGTTGTAACGTCTATTGAAAAATATGGAGAAAGTTGGAATTCTGGAAATTCTcggaaatttaaataaaacaaggcatcagaacagtcggagcgtttgctacgacttagccccgtacgacccgtaatcctatttcgtccgtaaccataatatgTCCGTAGCCGAAATACTCCCgcaaccctaatacgtctacaaccctctaatgcgtctgttaccaaaatgcaagtcaagttgggcatggtcaaatttactgaaagtgttcatttttaaaattgcgcatagcgcaattacgaaagcccgtacgaagtacctctcaaataaaaccaacaatttacgacattattttagaaacccaaacttttttgccaactttccattgccttagtccaagggcccaaatccgtccgtccgtccatccgtctgtgacccctctagctttttcacacaaccttttttgaaaattctttttttccccgattggtatcgacaaaagtaaggtcaagttcgatgggcaatgggcatggtagggtcggcccttcaagagctagggccctatagatgtttttcagtctttcgacaatatctaccgaaatacgcatgCAATgactgcttgtgatatatcaaatgaaatgtattgacgagtagaacaaagttgctgaacattgtttttgggtaagatgcagcGTGGGCTTGTTgagagggctcaaaggtcggtactcggccctaagtgttttttgcacataaatcgagtaaatctcatccgattttgctagatttagtttttttatggaaggtaattgaataccgaaaagaacgtggcgaaaaaagtttcaaatttgggcccttggactaaggccgctactcggccctaagtgttttttgcacataaatcgagtaaatatcatccgattttgctagtttttgtttcatttgagagataattgaatgccgaatagaatgatggcaaaaaaagttttaaatttgggcccttggactaaggccgctactcggccctaagtgttttttgcacataaatcgagtaaatatcatccgattttgctagtttttgtttcgtttgagagataattgaataccgaaaagaacgtggcgaaaaaagtttcaaatttgggcccttggactaaggccgctactcggccctaagtgttttttgtacataaatcgaataaatctcatccgattttgctagatttagtttattATGGAAgttaattgaatgccgaatagaatgatggcgaaaaaagtttcaaatttggtcctttggactaaggccgctactcggccctaagtgttttttgtacataaatcgagtaaatatcatccgattttgctaatttttgttttatttgagaggtaattgaatacccaatggaaagttggcaaaaaattttgggtttctaaaataatgtcgtaaattgttggttttatttgagaggtacttcgtacgggctttcgtaattgcgctctgcgcaattttaaaaatgaacactttcagtaaatttgaccatgcccaacttgacttgcattttggtaacagacgcattagagggttgtagacgtattagggttccgggcgtattacggctacggacgtattatggttacggacgaaataggattacgggtcgtacggggctaagtcgcagcaaacgctccgactgttctgatgccttgtttttattgcggattcgtcatctatgaacataaccaaatgctttgcccttactgtctgcttccaattcgacgtgttacaaacggcatattaatcttataagcccccagtacttcgtacggggctaaaaaactaaaattcagTGAGGTTAAAACTTCGACAGATTGGTATTAGTGGAACTATAAAAAATTAggggagatgcgggaaaacaggaaaagtccgaaaaaaatcggttttgcTTGCTTTTTCGCCTATACCTGCTGTTTGATAGGCTCTGtttcgtctcgtcaatacctttcatttgatgtatcgcacttgatttttatgcaaaaacaTCCAGAGATATGCTGGAAAGCTGGTGAAGAACAAGCAAAACAATTAGCTGCTTTTCCTTCTTTCTCACCAATAGTTACTGATCGacaattcttatttttctaaaCATTACGTATTAAGATTCGTCTCGTCaaaacctttcatttgacatatcacaCACTATTATTGAGCAAAAATATCCAGAGATATGCTGTAAAAACTAGTGAAAAACAGGCAAAACAAGCTGTTTTGCTCGCTTTCTCGCCTCTGACTACTTTTAGACAAACttgatttttctaaaaagttGATATGCAGAttcgtctcgtcaatacctttcatttaacatatcacacacgatttttgagcaaaaacaTCCTGAGATATGCTGGAAAAACTAGTGAAAAACATACAAAACAAGCAAAACGCGCTGTTTTGCTTGCTTTCTCGCCAGTAGCTACTGATCCACAAACttgatttttctaaaaatattcagattcgtctcgtcaatacctttcatttgacgtatcgcACTCgatttttgagcaaaaacaTCTTGAGAAATGCTTCGAAAACTATGTAAAAATCaggcaaaacaaaacaaaacaaatgttcCGCGAACTTGACTTCAAACTGCCTTCGCTGTTTTGAAGCACTTCCCATTGAGTCCCGACAACGTGATTAGGCTAGAAATTTTCGTGGGCACGCAAAACAAAGGTAAACAACGAATATTCtttttgaattcaaaatttttagaattaaatgaaaatattggaatcaatttaatttcttaacattttatttgcattttgttttgatattatctcgaaatttttggaattaaatgaataggcaacgatgctttgctgaaaactTTTCAgtgaaaagtatacatttgggcgttttttaaatactagattttagtttatttttatttatttatttttatttatttatttatctgaTATCTTtcctttcaaaaatgtacgaccgcataaacgaccacaaatgtgttagctttcaaaagaaaatagatttaGAGTGTTGAGTCTTCAACATCGCTAGCTACCAGCTAGCTTTTAACCTGTGGTTTTTTGGGGTTGCTCGGCTGAGAAATAAAAGACTTCAATTCGGGCGTGTTGCCCTTTCAACgttatcttttttttctgacaTAATTTCTTACTACTAGTAATCGATCGGTTTTATTTAAACCGCAAACTGCGATCGACATACTATCGGAGTTTCAACATCATCCCACGAATTATTTTCCcgaaataatttcaacaatttttgctCCTTGCTCCTACCGTTTAAAATAACTTATTTACTGAAGAATAAGCTCCTCACATTGACGAGTTGCTATTTGTCCCATTGACCATTGTTGTCCCATTGACGAGCGCCCTTTTCGCCATTGACGACTGCCTTTTTCGTCCCATTGAGAGACGCCTTTTTTCGTTCCATTGACAAACGCCTTTCTTCGTCCCATTGACGACTGATTGTGCCTCCCATTGACGGCTGTCCCAATGACTATTTGACTTTGTCTCCCATTGACCATAAACGTTTGTTCGCCCCAATGACGATTTCTCTACGTCCCATTGACGGTCTCTTGATTGCCTTCCATTGACGAATTTCGGTTTGCGTCCCATTAAACGACTTTCGGTTTGCGTCCCTTTGATGACTTTCTGTTTGCGTCCCATCGACGACTTTCGTTTTTTCGTCCCATTGACGGCTTCTTGTGCGTCCCCTTGACGACGTTTGTACCATTGTTGAATTCCATCTTTTCATCCCATTGACGGTTTTTGTTTCCTACACAAACATTCGACATTGACCAAATACCATTGCCGTTCTATTAACCGATTTGTATGTCCCAATGACAAAAAACACAGCAACGGTTTTCCAATTTCTTCCACCCCAAAAGTCACCACAAGGCGCCAAATGTTGAGTCTTCAACATCGCTAGCTACCAGCTAGCATTTAACCTGTGATTTTTTGGGATTTCTCGGCTGAGAAATAAAGGACTTTAATTCGATCGTGTTGCCCTTTAAACCGCAAACTTCGATCGACATACTATGGGAGTTTCAACAACGAGACACGCAATGGTAGGCTAAAATTTTGGGTAAGTACCGGtggatttttagccccgtacgaagtactgggggcttataagattaatatgccgtttgtaacacgtcgaattggaagcagacagtaagggcaaagcatttggttatgttcatagatgacgaatccgcaataaaaaaaatgtccgtccgtccgtccgtccgtgacccctctagcttgatcaaatcacaacattttttcaaaattctttttttccccgattggtatcgacaaaagtaaggtcaagttcgaaaatgggcatgatagggtcggcccttccagagctagggccctataggtgtttttcagtctttcgacgatatctaccgaaatacgcacgcaatagctgcttgtgatatatcaaatgaaaggtattaacgagtagaacaaagttgctgaacattgtttttgggtaagatgcaacgcgggcttgttgggagggctcaaaggtcgttactcggccctaattgttttttgcacataaatcgagtaaatctcattcgattttgctagtttttgtttcatttgagagacaattgaatgccgaatagaatgatggcaaaaaaagttttaaatttgggcccttggactaaggccgctactcggccctaagtgttttttgcacataaatcgagtaaatctcatccgattttgctagtttttgtttcatttgagagataattgaatgccgaatagaatgatggcaaaaaaaagtttaaaatttgggcccttggactaaggccactactcagccctaagtgttttttgcacataaatcgagtaaatctcatccgattttgctagatttagttttttatggaaggtaattgaataccgaaaagaacgtggcgaaaaaagtttcaaatttgggcccttggactaagtcagctactcggccctaagtgttttttgcacataaatcgagtaaatctcatccgattttgctagtttttgtttcatttgagaggtaattgaatacccaatggaaagttggcaaaaaattttgggtttctaaaataatgtcgtaaatagttggttttatttgagaggtacttcgtacgggctttcgtaattgcgctatgcgcaattttaaaaatgaacactttcagtaaatttgaccatgcccaacttgacttgcattttggtaacagacgcattagagggttgtagacgaattagggttccgggcgtattacgtattatggttacggacgaaataggattacgggtcgtacggggctaagtcgcagcaaacgctc encodes the following:
- the LOC119082363 gene encoding protein argonaute-2 isoform X2; amino-acid sequence: MGKKKGKSNPSTEGQSQGSSQQQAPSQQQRPQPQQQAPTQQQRPQSQQQGQTQQQRPQSQQQAQTQQQHPRSQQQGQAQQQRPQSQQQAQTQQQRPQSQQQAPNQQQRPQSQQQAPNQQQRAQSQQQAPNQQQRRPRPKTTEDKPKNDDAKTSSTRQEKPAAWTPEYPNLGQQTQPQSSQSTQSTNQTAPFAWGATQQAQQMTTPFMQSVAQSQASLTAQQRSVRSKPRPKTEEQPTHIDTKASSSQSQAWVPEYAFPASDTSNNQPTDKPPSQPPAKSRPTQPPRQQARGGASSTSTLDESMDKLSLSNVSTASSSSVSSKHSSAAAIPTSALIPLTPYKGCGTRGQKVNVDVNFLPLLIDKLLSTVYQYDVTIEPNLPKRMLPYIFETFRKNNFPNIFVAFDGQKIAVSPKILPTSTKRETKVVDENGRDRVYMVAIKEANDSKIDFQSLKIYTNMRQFDAPLRAMQMLEIVLKSPFWNKNGVQAGRSFYMCPSKRFDLGDNYELWTGLYQATVLGSRPYLNVDIAHKAFPSAMYVIDLLDERTNLQRDLEYRDKNSLQSHLNGLMIRYAMPGNEASARNYKFLGLSANSRTHKFKSDQDKKEYTIEQYFRTRNVTIKYPLLPTLKLGNAIKNITVPMEFCSVAGNQAVNKKCTENQTRNMIKVAATSTDVRKDKIMEMLQRIAHNQSPTLKEFGIEVGNGFTNVPARILPAPTLEYKDNRTIVPAKGQWRIDGLQFLTPMSMTRYAVLVMDRYVQDNSVRSFCECINRIGRFQGMNIDTQYQIYRLDSNSRTIREELCREMSKMIEKNIELLFCVIPDRGGSYALVKQCAELECGILTQCIKQFTITRKGTDQSTVSNILLKVNAKLNGTNHKLAPVSRTPIMARPFMLIGADVTHPSPGQENIPSVVGVVSSHDTQGFKYNKCWRLQDPKQEMISDFDQILMEHLEYFERQHKRLPDVILYFRDGVSEGQFQQVLTIELNAMYRGCQQYKQGYKPKITFIVVQKRHHTRFFPPPKSNLGREDRKNNNVPAGTIVDKEITHPTENQFYLVSHQSIQGVARPTKYCLLRDDSDFPIDELQAITYNLCHFFARCTRSVSYPAPTYYAHLAAARGRVYIEGKNINMSRLDKEFKNCTVKQQISKNHPMYFI
- the LOC119082363 gene encoding protein argonaute-2 isoform X1 — protein: MGKKKGKSNPSTEGQSQGSSQQQAPSQQQRPQPQQQAPTQQQRPQSQQQGQTQQQRPQSQQQAQTQQQHPRSQQQGQAQQQRPQSQQQAQTQQQRPQSQQQAPNQQQRPQSQQQAPNQQQRAQSQQQAPNQQQRAQSQQQAPNQQQQGRSQPQQQSTQRRPRPKTTEDKPKNDDAKTSSTRQEKPAAWTPEYPNLGQQTQPQSSQSTQSTNQTAPFAWGATQQAQQMTTPFMQSVAQSQASLTAQQRSVRSKPRPKTEEQPTHIDTKASSSQSQAWVPEYAFPASDTSNNQPTDKPPSQPPAKSRPTQPPRQQARGGASSTSTLDESMDKLSLSNVSTASSSSVSSKHSSAAAIPTSALIPLTPYKGCGTRGQKVNVDVNFLPLLIDKLLSTVYQYDVTIEPNLPKRMLPYIFETFRKNNFPNIFVAFDGQKIAVSPKILPTSTKRETKVVDENGRDRVYMVAIKEANDSKIDFQSLKIYTNMRQFDAPLRAMQMLEIVLKSPFWNKNGVQAGRSFYMCPSKRFDLGDNYELWTGLYQATVLGSRPYLNVDIAHKAFPSAMYVIDLLDERTNLQRDLEYRDKNSLQSHLNGLMIRYAMPGNEASARNYKFLGLSANSRTHKFKSDQDKKEYTIEQYFRTRNVTIKYPLLPTLKLGNAIKNITVPMEFCSVAGNQAVNKKCTENQTRNMIKVAATSTDVRKDKIMEMLQRIAHNQSPTLKEFGIEVGNGFTNVPARILPAPTLEYKDNRTIVPAKGQWRIDGLQFLTPMSMTRYAVLVMDRYVQDNSVRSFCECINRIGRFQGMNIDTQYQIYRLDSNSRTIREELCREMSKMIEKNIELLFCVIPDRGGSYALVKQCAELECGILTQCIKQFTITRKGTDQSTVSNILLKVNAKLNGTNHKLAPVSRTPIMARPFMLIGADVTHPSPGQENIPSVVGVVSSHDTQGFKYNKCWRLQDPKQEMISDFDQILMEHLEYFERQHKRLPDVILYFRDGVSEGQFQQVLTIELNAMYRGCQQYKQGYKPKITFIVVQKRHHTRFFPPPKSNLGREDRKNNNVPAGTIVDKEITHPTENQFYLVSHQSIQGVARPTKYCLLRDDSDFPIDELQAITYNLCHFFARCTRSVSYPAPTYYAHLAAARGRVYIEGKNINMSRLDKEFKNCTVKQQISKNHPMYFI